The Myxocyprinus asiaticus isolate MX2 ecotype Aquarium Trade chromosome 39, UBuf_Myxa_2, whole genome shotgun sequence genome window below encodes:
- the LOC127430269 gene encoding multidrug and toxin extrusion protein 1-like isoform X2 — protein MFCGRLGNSVLAGYGMASATINITTAATGGGLALAADTLISQTFGGKNLLRVGVILQRSVLILLLFCLPCWALLINTRPILLLLGQDPEVARIAQIYVVSYLPAVPAMFLHQLQVAYLQNQGVILPQMYAAIAANIANVMTNYILLNWLDLGLYGSAAANTISQIYICVFLYLYIRWKKLHIDTWGGWSCDSLQQWDGYMKLAIPSTMMICFEWWIYEVGGFLAGMLSELDLAAQHAVIMLAFINYMFPLGIQGAACVRVGNALGAGDTAGAIRTSKVSLTCTAVLAVLQCLVLVSTKTVIGFLFTSDRQIVALVSKLLNVYCVLQFFDGLVCVSMGILLGSGQQKIAAVANFFGYYCIGLPLGTSLMFAAKLDVIGFWLGLLICVCVQSSFFIAVIFRLNWKRVTKEAVERAGKGQFSEVTTPDSVTNDLICPVGPTARHSEG, from the exons ATGTTTTGTGGTCGCCTGGGAAACAGTGTGCTGGCTGGTTATGGAATGGCCTCAGCT ACGATAAACATAACAACAGCAGCTACAGGTGGAGGGCTTGCACTGGCAGCTGACACCCTTATCTCTCAG ACCTTCGGTGGGAAGAACCTGCTGCGTGTTGGTGTCATCCTGCAGAGAAGTGTCCTGATCCTCCTGCTCTTCTGCTTGCCCTGTTGGGCTCTACTCATCAACACCCGACCAATTCTCCTCCTGCTAGGTCAAGACCCGGAGGTGGCCAG GATAGCTCAAATATATGTGGTTTCTTACCTGCCAGCAGTCCCT GCTATGTTTTTGCATCAGCTGCAAGTAGCCTATCTCCAGAATCAG GGTGTGATTCTGCCTCAGATGTATGCAGCCATTGCAGCCAACATTGCCAATGTGATGACAAACTACATCCTCCTCAACTGGTTAGACCTTGGCTTATA TGGATCCGCAGCTGCCAATACCATCTCTCAGATCTATATTTGTGTTTTCCTCTATTTGTATATTCGCTGGAAGAAGCTGCACATTGATACATGGGGAG GCTGGTCATGTGACTCACTTCAGCAGTGGGATGGGTACATGAAACTGGCCATCCCCAGTACCATGATGATCTGCTTTGAGTGGTGGATATATGAGGTTGGAGGTTTCTTAGCAG GCATGCTGAGTGAGTTGGATCTGGCAGCTCAACATGCAGTCATTATGCTGGCTTTCATAAACTACATG TTTCCACTGGGCATTCAAGGTGCAGCATGTGTACGTGTTGGTAATGCGCTTGGAGCTGGAGATACTGCTGGAGCAATCCGCACCAGCAAAGTGTCCCTCACCTGCACAG CTGTCTTGGCTGTTTTGCAGTGTCTTGTGCTCGTGTCAACAAAAACAGTGATTGGTTTCTTGTTTACTTCAGACAG GCAGATTGTGGCACTCGTTTCCAAACTCTTAAATGTCTACTGTGTGCTCCAGTTCTTTGATGGTCTTGtt TGTGTCAGCATGGGTATTCTCTTGGGTTCTGGGCAGCAGAAGATTGCAGCTGTAGCTAATTTCTTTGGGTATTACTGCATTGGACTTCCACTCGGCACTTCTCTCATGTTTGCTGCAAAATTAGATGttattg GCTTTTGGCTGGGACttctcatctgtgtgtgtgtgcagtcgaGTTTTTTCATCGCAGTAATTTTTAGGCTTAACTGGAAGAGAGTGACCAAAGAG GCAGTGGAACGAGCTGGAAAGGGTCAATTCTCTGAAGTGACAACTCCTGATAGTGTTACAAATGACCTGATCTGTCCTGTTGGTCCTACAGCGAGGCACAGTGAG GGATGA
- the LOC127430269 gene encoding multidrug and toxin extrusion protein 1-like isoform X1, whose product MFCGRLGNSVLAGYGMASATINITTAATGGGLALAADTLISQTFGGKNLLRVGVILQRSVLILLLFCLPCWALLINTRPILLLLGQDPEVARIAQIYVVSYLPAVPAMFLHQLQVAYLQNQGVILPQMYAAIAANIANVMTNYILLNWLDLGLYGSAAANTISQIYICVFLYLYIRWKKLHIDTWGGWSCDSLQQWDGYMKLAIPSTMMICFEWWIYEVGGFLAGMLSELDLAAQHAVIMLAFINYMFPLGIQGAACVRVGNALGAGDTAGAIRTSKVSLTCTAVLAVLQCLVLVSTKTVIGFLFTSDRQIVALVSKLLNVYCVLQFFDGLVCVSMGILLGSGQQKIAAVANFFGYYCIGLPLGTSLMFAAKLDVIGFWLGLLICVCVQSSFFIAVIFRLNWKRVTKEAVERAGKGQFSEVTTPDSVTNDLICPVGPTARHSENRDEYVVVSSHDQDEIRNSTVVQEKEKLSASQLILRRGLITFAAVLILAIGIAVHLIVPLPEIPDTVGANTTLVLNITTNSPLIVDA is encoded by the exons ATGTTTTGTGGTCGCCTGGGAAACAGTGTGCTGGCTGGTTATGGAATGGCCTCAGCT ACGATAAACATAACAACAGCAGCTACAGGTGGAGGGCTTGCACTGGCAGCTGACACCCTTATCTCTCAG ACCTTCGGTGGGAAGAACCTGCTGCGTGTTGGTGTCATCCTGCAGAGAAGTGTCCTGATCCTCCTGCTCTTCTGCTTGCCCTGTTGGGCTCTACTCATCAACACCCGACCAATTCTCCTCCTGCTAGGTCAAGACCCGGAGGTGGCCAG GATAGCTCAAATATATGTGGTTTCTTACCTGCCAGCAGTCCCT GCTATGTTTTTGCATCAGCTGCAAGTAGCCTATCTCCAGAATCAG GGTGTGATTCTGCCTCAGATGTATGCAGCCATTGCAGCCAACATTGCCAATGTGATGACAAACTACATCCTCCTCAACTGGTTAGACCTTGGCTTATA TGGATCCGCAGCTGCCAATACCATCTCTCAGATCTATATTTGTGTTTTCCTCTATTTGTATATTCGCTGGAAGAAGCTGCACATTGATACATGGGGAG GCTGGTCATGTGACTCACTTCAGCAGTGGGATGGGTACATGAAACTGGCCATCCCCAGTACCATGATGATCTGCTTTGAGTGGTGGATATATGAGGTTGGAGGTTTCTTAGCAG GCATGCTGAGTGAGTTGGATCTGGCAGCTCAACATGCAGTCATTATGCTGGCTTTCATAAACTACATG TTTCCACTGGGCATTCAAGGTGCAGCATGTGTACGTGTTGGTAATGCGCTTGGAGCTGGAGATACTGCTGGAGCAATCCGCACCAGCAAAGTGTCCCTCACCTGCACAG CTGTCTTGGCTGTTTTGCAGTGTCTTGTGCTCGTGTCAACAAAAACAGTGATTGGTTTCTTGTTTACTTCAGACAG GCAGATTGTGGCACTCGTTTCCAAACTCTTAAATGTCTACTGTGTGCTCCAGTTCTTTGATGGTCTTGtt TGTGTCAGCATGGGTATTCTCTTGGGTTCTGGGCAGCAGAAGATTGCAGCTGTAGCTAATTTCTTTGGGTATTACTGCATTGGACTTCCACTCGGCACTTCTCTCATGTTTGCTGCAAAATTAGATGttattg GCTTTTGGCTGGGACttctcatctgtgtgtgtgtgcagtcgaGTTTTTTCATCGCAGTAATTTTTAGGCTTAACTGGAAGAGAGTGACCAAAGAG GCAGTGGAACGAGCTGGAAAGGGTCAATTCTCTGAAGTGACAACTCCTGATAGTGTTACAAATGACCTGATCTGTCCTGTTGGTCCTACAGCGAGGCACAGTGAG AACAGGGATGAGTATGTGGTTGTGAGCTCTCATGATCAGGATGAGATACGCAACAGTACTGTGGTACAAGAGAAGGAAAAGCTCTCTGCCTCTCAGCTCATCCTCAGGAGGGGTCTGATCACCTTTGCTGCTGTGCTCATCCTAGCTATAGGCATAGCTGTTCATCTCATTGTGCCTTTGCCAGAGATTCCTGATACTGTTGGGGCAAATACTACTCTGGTCTTAAATATTACCACAAATTCCCCTCTCATAGTTGATGCATAA